From a region of the Flavobacterium sediminilitoris genome:
- a CDS encoding T9SS type B sorting domain-containing protein, with translation MKKLLLFFMSMSTLLSFGQLSEGFEGTSSPAPPPGPSTWTLTSGDWSVFDNSIGTAQRWQLAPATQQYAGTRAAYLNKETVAPGTTAEDWLVTPQTTIPTNGQIRFYTKLTQAGVQGSIYTIRISTTSQTDRSTFTIVQTWDEAQIMGGILTVDQTTYIQKIVDLSGTIYENQPVYVAFVMENNNGDRWFIDNVNIDAKCLDNTNLDATPFGDHAELNWTSPSGATQWEIEYGLDGFTQGTGTTITVNTAPPYDLTGLDPLTDYCYYVRAVCSSDNISEWTGPFCFSTTELPPGCGGNFVDPGGTTANYGNNEDSIITICPDNIGDYITVTFNSFNTEENWDALYVFDGTSITSPQIASTNGPGNVPGGLAGGYWGTTIPGPFEATNPDGCLTFMFKSDGSGTRTGWVADIVCAPIPTCPKPTNVTYTSVSPSSGNINWDHAIGATAWDIYVVPSGSPAPDPGTTPTYSNIASAGPPYSFLATGLDSFTTYDVYVRAICSPTDTSNWSNTSTFTTAPDYCAGDHFYDQGGPTGNYLPNQNVTTTICPDTPGNVVTAFFNSFNLATNDILTVYNGDNTSAPVLGTFTGTTLPPILVSSAANGCLTFNFTSNGFTNLAGWDATIQCTPPPTCPAPTDLITTSISEEGATLEWTETGTSGTWQIIIQPVGSGYPTPPYTNALPSYPLTVTSNPYTITGLDANTEYEYYILSDCGGGDFSFWTGPKKFTTLFPGCGGSTPAGDVIPEAAPVCNLNGYCGNTSLAYNDEGDWPELDTAFCGSIENNSFLTFQATSTSISMDVLVGNCINGSDIQFMIFSAATPGSGPIDVIDCYFQMTVGTNSLNFNGLIPGQNYYLMIDGFAGAQCDYSVTVTSGGSTTTDVDITQENTTICIDETLTLDTTGGNGVYNWSPATGLSATTGTSVIFTPTAPGTYIIQVESTDQNSLCATSDFIEVTVLEKTIPTFAIPGPFCLGSTQETLPDTSNNGIQGTWSPSATIDTSTAGVFQYTFTPNASFQCAEVVVIEIEIIATCTFNSIATAVHIQNCETPATGEFYNVTGSGSVSIGPASNIYTNNDYGTYVQGSANLILQGAELKSFKTSTSNVCNANLYYKVYESSVDPNTIPFSSIGLTLFDDCIAGTFPTGGTCNSGDQKWRNISSTIDLTTSPPGNYIIEVYFDLVGDHNSTTDCDDTVLVNNGGNNFIATFSIQSAPSFTTTNEECNSSNATIIASGFNPGEVYNVTYDDDTVTVGPANFTANPNGEIIITGLNAGTYTNFNFEINGCTTTDASSLTITNFSPSISQITSNSPICFGSDAIFVIEGTPNYSLDYTINGGTTQTSVFDASGSLTITVVNPAVGNVDLGLSAIYNSACNVTLSDISTVIVNPLPVINSITPASETTCIGSDATFIIDGTPDSTVTYNIDGGTNQTLALDGTGSYTLVVPTPSSTVEVSIISITNTTTNCTNTLTGISASVAVITVPVPTADFPLCTNSTTTIEVTSPLIEQINTTSDLFISEVTDSQSGSLTYVEVYNGTGASVDLSNYKLKVYTNGNPSVNCDLPLSGTLANNDVVVIKLSNSANIPTITPDLSFTTCSGVNNNDNIRLATIADVDIDMWGTTDGSIFTPSNGVGYTYRRNTTGTILPSTTWNSSDWNTLDPEDYSDVGNYTLYVTNYEYILSDGTNTTTETSTTFTGVTAGTYTVIAHDLTNDCFSEPLNITINAAVPVTFAEIEDLCSGSNDTTLPTSSLEGINGTWSPASINTSSIGTSTYTFTPDASECALSTDIEVTIIACTIQKGISPNGDEFNQSFDLSGFNVKELQIFNRYGKKVYSKANYTNEWEGQTENGDELPDGTYYYVIDFTDMESKTGWIYINRQQ, from the coding sequence ATGAAAAAATTATTACTTTTTTTCATGTCGATGTCTACTTTACTTTCCTTTGGACAACTATCCGAAGGGTTTGAAGGTACTTCGTCACCAGCACCTCCTCCTGGTCCAAGCACGTGGACATTAACATCGGGAGATTGGTCTGTATTTGACAATTCGATAGGAACTGCTCAAAGATGGCAATTAGCTCCCGCTACACAACAATATGCAGGCACAAGAGCTGCATATTTAAACAAAGAAACTGTTGCCCCTGGAACTACAGCCGAAGATTGGCTAGTAACTCCACAAACAACAATTCCTACAAATGGACAAATTCGTTTTTACACAAAACTTACTCAAGCTGGAGTTCAAGGAAGTATATATACTATTAGAATTTCAACTACATCACAAACTGACAGGTCAACTTTCACAATTGTTCAAACATGGGATGAAGCTCAAATAATGGGAGGAATTCTTACCGTTGATCAAACAACTTATATACAAAAAATAGTTGATTTGTCAGGTACTATTTATGAAAATCAACCTGTATATGTTGCATTCGTAATGGAAAACAACAATGGAGATAGATGGTTTATAGACAACGTAAATATTGACGCTAAATGTTTAGACAACACAAACTTAGACGCTACACCATTTGGTGATCATGCAGAACTAAACTGGACAAGCCCTTCAGGTGCTACACAATGGGAAATAGAATATGGTCTGGATGGATTTACTCAAGGAACAGGAACTACAATTACTGTAAATACAGCTCCACCTTATGACTTAACAGGTCTAGATCCTTTAACAGATTATTGTTACTATGTAAGAGCAGTTTGTAGTTCAGACAACATAAGCGAATGGACGGGGCCATTTTGTTTTAGTACCACCGAACTTCCTCCTGGTTGTGGAGGTAATTTTGTTGACCCAGGTGGCACAACAGCTAATTATGGAAATAATGAAGACTCCATTATCACTATATGCCCAGATAACATTGGAGATTATATAACTGTAACATTCAATTCTTTCAATACTGAAGAAAATTGGGATGCACTATATGTATTTGACGGAACATCAATAACTTCCCCTCAAATAGCAAGCACAAATGGACCAGGAAATGTCCCTGGAGGCTTAGCAGGAGGGTACTGGGGTACAACAATCCCTGGTCCTTTTGAAGCAACAAATCCTGACGGTTGTTTAACCTTTATGTTTAAAAGTGACGGAAGCGGAACTAGAACAGGATGGGTAGCCGATATTGTTTGTGCCCCTATCCCAACCTGTCCTAAACCAACTAACGTTACATACACTTCTGTTTCTCCTTCAAGCGGAAATATAAATTGGGATCACGCTATTGGAGCTACTGCTTGGGATATATATGTAGTCCCATCTGGCTCTCCTGCTCCTGATCCAGGGACAACTCCAACATACTCAAATATAGCCTCAGCAGGCCCTCCATATTCGTTTTTAGCCACTGGGTTAGATTCATTTACAACTTATGATGTATATGTAAGAGCAATATGTAGCCCTACAGATACTAGCAATTGGTCAAATACTTCCACCTTTACAACTGCACCCGATTACTGTGCTGGAGATCATTTTTATGATCAAGGTGGACCAACAGGAAACTATTTACCAAACCAAAATGTCACAACTACAATTTGTCCTGACACCCCTGGAAATGTTGTAACTGCATTTTTCAACTCTTTTAATCTTGCTACAAACGACATACTAACCGTATACAATGGAGATAATACGTCTGCCCCAGTATTAGGTACTTTTACAGGAACTACTTTACCTCCAATATTAGTATCAAGCGCTGCAAATGGATGTTTAACATTCAATTTCACTTCAAATGGATTTACAAATTTAGCAGGTTGGGATGCAACTATTCAATGTACACCACCTCCAACTTGTCCTGCTCCAACTGACTTAATTACAACTTCAATTTCAGAAGAAGGAGCTACATTGGAATGGACTGAAACAGGAACATCTGGTACATGGCAAATAATCATACAACCTGTTGGAAGTGGATACCCTACTCCTCCTTACACAAATGCATTACCATCATATCCTTTAACTGTAACATCAAATCCATACACAATAACTGGTTTAGATGCAAATACAGAATATGAATACTATATACTATCAGATTGTGGAGGTGGAGACTTTAGTTTTTGGACTGGACCTAAAAAATTCACAACGTTATTCCCTGGTTGTGGTGGATCAACTCCTGCAGGAGATGTTATTCCAGAAGCTGCTCCCGTATGTAATTTAAATGGATATTGCGGAAACACGTCACTAGCATACAATGACGAAGGAGATTGGCCTGAATTAGATACTGCATTTTGTGGGTCAATTGAAAACAATTCCTTCCTAACTTTCCAAGCAACATCTACTTCAATTTCTATGGATGTTCTAGTAGGAAACTGTATCAACGGAAGTGATATTCAATTTATGATATTCAGTGCCGCAACTCCAGGTAGTGGACCAATCGATGTTATTGATTGTTATTTTCAAATGACTGTTGGTACAAATTCACTAAATTTTAATGGATTAATTCCTGGTCAAAACTATTATTTAATGATCGATGGTTTTGCTGGAGCTCAGTGTGACTACTCTGTTACTGTAACATCTGGAGGCTCTACAACTACTGATGTAGACATAACACAGGAAAACACAACTATATGTATAGACGAAACTTTAACACTTGATACTACTGGAGGAAACGGAGTATATAATTGGTCACCAGCAACGGGACTAAGTGCAACAACAGGAACTTCAGTTATATTCACACCTACGGCACCTGGAACATACATAATTCAAGTTGAGTCAACAGATCAAAATTCATTATGTGCTACTTCAGATTTTATTGAAGTAACCGTTTTAGAAAAAACAATTCCTACATTTGCTATACCAGGACCATTCTGTCTTGGATCAACACAAGAAACATTACCAGACACTTCTAATAATGGAATTCAAGGTACATGGTCTCCTTCTGCTACAATTGACACTTCAACAGCAGGCGTATTCCAATATACTTTTACTCCTAACGCTTCATTTCAATGTGCAGAAGTTGTAGTTATCGAAATAGAAATAATAGCAACATGTACATTTAATAGTATTGCTACAGCAGTTCATATCCAAAACTGTGAAACGCCAGCAACTGGAGAATTTTATAACGTTACAGGTTCTGGATCAGTAAGTATTGGCCCTGCGTCAAATATTTACACTAATAATGATTATGGAACGTACGTACAAGGATCAGCAAATCTAATTCTTCAAGGTGCTGAATTAAAATCTTTTAAAACATCAACTTCAAATGTTTGTAATGCTAATCTATATTACAAGGTATATGAATCATCAGTAGATCCTAATACTATACCTTTTTCAAGTATAGGATTAACTTTATTTGATGATTGTATCGCAGGGACATTCCCAACAGGAGGAACTTGTAATTCAGGAGATCAAAAATGGAGAAATATTTCTTCAACTATTGATTTAACAACTTCTCCTCCTGGCAATTATATTATTGAAGTTTACTTTGATTTAGTAGGAGACCACAATAGTACAACTGACTGTGATGATACTGTTTTGGTAAACAATGGAGGAAATAACTTTATTGCAACTTTCTCTATTCAAAGCGCTCCAAGTTTTACTACCACAAATGAAGAATGTAATAGCTCAAATGCTACAATTATAGCTTCTGGATTTAATCCTGGAGAAGTATATAACGTAACTTATGATGATGATACAGTTACAGTTGGTCCAGCAAACTTTACAGCAAATCCTAATGGAGAAATCATAATTACAGGTTTAAATGCTGGAACATATACAAATTTCAATTTTGAAATTAATGGATGTACAACAACAGATGCGAGTTCACTAACGATAACTAATTTTTCTCCTTCTATTTCTCAAATAACATCAAATTCTCCAATTTGCTTTGGTTCAGATGCTATTTTTGTTATTGAAGGAACACCAAATTATTCTTTAGACTATACAATAAATGGAGGAACAACACAAACATCTGTTTTTGATGCTTCTGGAAGTTTAACAATTACAGTTGTAAACCCTGCTGTAGGAAATGTTGATTTAGGATTATCAGCCATTTATAACTCTGCTTGTAATGTAACTTTATCTGATATTAGCACTGTTATTGTTAACCCATTACCTGTAATCAACAGCATTACACCTGCTAGCGAAACAACTTGTATTGGCAGCGATGCTACATTTATAATTGATGGTACACCAGATTCAACTGTTACTTACAACATTGACGGTGGAACTAATCAAACTTTAGCACTAGATGGAACAGGATCATATACATTAGTAGTTCCAACACCTTCATCAACAGTTGAGGTTTCAATAATTAGCATAACAAACACGACAACTAATTGTACAAATACACTTACAGGTATCAGTGCAAGTGTGGCGGTAATAACAGTTCCTGTCCCTACTGCTGACTTCCCACTTTGTACTAATTCTACAACGACTATTGAAGTGACTTCACCATTAATCGAACAAATAAACACTACTTCTGACTTATTTATATCTGAGGTTACAGATTCACAATCTGGATCATTAACTTATGTTGAAGTATATAATGGAACAGGAGCTTCAGTTGATTTAAGTAATTATAAGTTAAAAGTTTATACTAATGGAAACCCTTCTGTAAATTGTGATCTTCCATTAAGTGGTACATTAGCAAATAATGATGTTGTTGTTATTAAATTAAGTAATAGTGCAAACATTCCTACAATTACTCCTGATTTATCATTTACTACATGTTCAGGTGTTAACAATAATGACAATATAAGACTTGCTACAATTGCAGATGTTGACATTGATATGTGGGGAACAACAGATGGTTCTATATTTACACCTTCAAATGGTGTAGGATACACTTATAGAAGAAATACTACAGGAACCATATTACCATCAACCACATGGAATTCAAGTGACTGGAACACTCTAGACCCTGAAGACTATTCAGATGTTGGCAATTATACTTTATACGTTACTAATTATGAATATATTTTAAGTGATGGTACTAATACAACAACAGAAACATCAACTACATTTACTGGTGTAACTGCTGGAACATATACAGTAATCGCACATGACCTTACTAATGATTGTTTCTCAGAACCTTTAAACATAACTATTAATGCTGCTGTTCCTGTAACATTTGCAGAGATTGAAGATTTATGTTCTGGCTCAAACGACACAACGTTACCTACATCTTCTTTAGAAGGTATTAATGGAACATGGTCACCTGCATCAATTAATACTTCATCAATTGGAACCTCAACATATACATTTACACCTGACGCTAGTGAGTGTGCTTTAAGTACTGACATTGAAGTTACTATAATAGCTTGTACAATACAAAAAGGTATATCTCCTAATGGTGATGAATTTAACCAATCTTTTGACTTATCAGGATTTAACGTAAAAGAATTACAAATCTTCAATAGATATGGTAAAAAAGTGTACAGTAAAGCAAACTATACTAATGAATGGGAAGGACAAACTGAAAATGGAGATGAACTTCCTGATGGAACTTACTATTATGTAATTGATTTTACTGATATGGAATCAAAAACAGGTTGGATATATATAAATAGGCAACAATAA
- a CDS encoding PorP/SprF family type IX secretion system membrane protein produces MKKLYLVALGIMSIFVDVNAQQDPHYTQYMYNMNVINPAYAGSKENLAIGLLYRKQWVDIEDAPTTGTLSGHMPVGKNVGLGLSVITDKLGPVEENNVYGDFSYTLNLGDEHRLAFGLKTGLTFHKVGLYSDIGNGNVPNPGDPAFSQDISNTYFNIGSGLFYYTDKYYLAFSVPNMLKSKHLDVREQDDQLEFGSETSHYFLTGGYVFDLNDKVKFKPFFMLKSAFNVPASLDLSTNFLFNEKFEVGATYRLDDSFGAMLNYAITPNLRIGYAYDHIVSDLKVTTPSSHEIIMLFDLNFPKKVSRSPRYF; encoded by the coding sequence ATGAAGAAACTATATTTAGTAGCTTTAGGCATAATGTCCATATTTGTAGATGTTAACGCTCAACAAGACCCTCATTATACACAGTATATGTATAATATGAATGTCATTAATCCTGCTTATGCTGGAAGCAAAGAAAACCTAGCAATAGGATTATTATATAGAAAACAATGGGTAGACATTGAAGACGCTCCAACAACAGGAACATTATCTGGTCACATGCCTGTAGGCAAAAATGTTGGCTTAGGATTATCTGTTATTACTGACAAATTAGGACCTGTAGAAGAAAATAATGTCTATGGAGATTTCTCATATACATTAAATTTAGGTGATGAGCATCGTTTAGCTTTTGGTCTTAAAACGGGACTAACTTTTCACAAGGTAGGTTTATATAGTGATATTGGAAATGGAAATGTTCCAAATCCTGGAGATCCAGCTTTTTCGCAAGATATAAGTAATACTTATTTCAACATTGGTTCTGGGTTATTCTATTATACAGACAAATACTACTTAGCATTCTCTGTTCCGAATATGTTAAAATCAAAGCATTTAGATGTTAGAGAACAAGATGATCAATTAGAATTTGGTTCTGAAACTAGTCACTATTTTTTAACCGGTGGTTATGTTTTTGATCTAAACGATAAGGTAAAATTCAAACCTTTCTTCATGTTGAAATCAGCATTTAACGTTCCTGCATCATTAGACTTATCAACAAACTTTTTATTCAATGAAAAATTTGAAGTAGGTGCTACATATAGATTAGATGATAGTTTCGGAGCCATGTTAAACTATGCTATTACGCCAAACTTAAGAATTGGGTATGCTTATGATCATATTGTATCTGATTTAAAAGTAACGACTCCGTCATCTCACGAGATAATCATGTTATTTGATTTGAATTTCCCGAAAAAGGTATCTCGTTCACCTCGATATTTCTAA